A DNA window from Fragaria vesca subsp. vesca linkage group LG3, FraVesHawaii_1.0, whole genome shotgun sequence contains the following coding sequences:
- the LOC101302238 gene encoding probable ADP-ribosylation factor GTPase-activating protein AGD13-like isoform 1, whose translation MSLRKLATKANPNCDQSENDDEKAKKQTTVALGNGSEVVLIPRFISFDRAWSWFDYLNTKIPWTRPTVRVFGRSCLQPRDTCYVASPGLPHLVYSGYQPHAYSWDDLPPLKELLEAVHKAIPGSSFNSLLLNRYKGGNDYVAWHSDDEKVYGSTPEIASLSFGCEREFFLKKKPSKTSQERKSDQESSSKRLKRNHDDQHSFMLKHGSLLVMRGYTQRDWMHSVPKRMKLEATRINLTFRLVL comes from the exons ATGAGTTTGAGGAAGTTGGCGACCAAAGCAAACCCTAATTGCGACCAAAGTGAGAATGATGATGAGAAGGCGAAGAAACAGACGACGGTGGCTCTGGGCAACGGTAGTGAGGTGGTGCTGATACCGAGGTTCATAAGCTTCGATCGGGCTTGGAGTTGGTTCGATTACCTCAACACAAAAATTCCTTGGACCAGACCAACTGTTCGTGTCTTCGGCCGATCCTGCCTCCAG CCTAGAGATACATGTTATGTTGCAAGTCCGGGACTACCACATTTGGTTTACAGTGGGTACCAACCTCATGCTTATTCATGGGATGATCTCCCTCCTCTTAAGGAACTCTTGGAAGCG GTCCACAAAGCTATTCCTGGCAGCAGTTTCAATAGCTTGCTGTTAAATAGGTATAAAGGTGGTAATGACTATGTTGCTTGGCATTCTGATGATGAAAAGGTTTACGGTTCAACTCCTGAAATTGCATCCCTTTCCTTTGGATGCGAAAGGGAATTCTTCTTGAAGAAGAAACCCAGTAAAACATCTCAAG AAAGGAAAAGTGATCAAGAATCTTCAAGTAAGCGATTAAAGAGGAATCATGATGATCAGCACTCTTTCATGCTTAAGCATGGATCACTCTTGGTGATGAGAGGTTATACTCAAAGGGATTGGATGCACTCTGTGCCTAAGCGGATGAAATTAGAGGCCACCCGTATCAACCTTACCTTCAGGCTTGTGCTCTGA